From the Helianthus annuus cultivar XRQ/B chromosome 17, HanXRQr2.0-SUNRISE, whole genome shotgun sequence genome, the window TGTGTTTGGTTTTTCTCGTATCTTTATATATGATTTCTTGCAGTTAAATATTTATGAATTGGTTGGATGTGCGTTTTTGCAACGGATTATCATGTTTCCTCTGTAAaaattaggggtgttcaagatccgctatccgaaaatttcggatagttGATTTCGCTATCCGAATtttatccgaaatttcggatacagATTCGGATAGTGAAACGCATATCCGAAAATCTGAAAAAATAATTATCATTTTAAGAATCTTTTTAAAAAATAGtcattaattaaaaaatatatagagtaaacttccgttttgctccctgtggtttggtcactttaacggttttgccccaaacctttaaaaatagccattttactccctgatgttttggttttgttgccagtttgctccctgcggggagcaaaatggaaacacaaacaatttggatggagttagaggtggggagcaaactggcaaaaaaaccgaaacatcagggagcaaaatggctatttttaaaggtttggagcaaaaccgttaaagtgatcaaaccacagggagcaaaacggaagtttactcaaatatatatatatattgcggATACCTGAAATATCTGAAACTTTTAAGAAACTTTAttcgaaatatccgaaatttccaaaatttttcagatatctgaaattCAGACATTTTatttttcggatatccaaaatttcggatattttGGATTCGGAATTTTGGATAGTTCGGATTCGGATTTTTTTGTAAGTTGTGAAATTGAGGTTTTGAATTGAGAGAATGACGTGTACAAGTTTTTGGGCCGAAAAGGAACAAAAAACAATAATGCATTTTgttttttaacatatttttatgtGATTTCTAGCAGTTAAATCTTCTCATCTTGATTAATTCGGGCACTGCAGAACCGAGCAGTGCCCATGGACGCCTCCACGAGTGGAACCCCAAGCATTCAATACCACAACATTCCCGATCAACCAATCATTCCCATTCCCGTTAGTCCATCGTTTAATCGACAAACCCGACATTGTTTCGGAGATGAAACACCAGGAGAATTCCCATTATCGGCAAACCCGTCAATCGTTCTTCATGTTCTCACTGGTTGTAATCTTGACCCACAAGATCTAGCCAAATTAGAGGCAAGTTACCACCTTTTAATATTTAACCGATAAAAAGATTCAAACCCGACGTTTAGAATTGATGGTGCTGCTGATTGTTTGTGAATTCTTTTTATTTTGCAGGCTACGTGTTCTTTCTTTCGGCAACCTGCCCATTTTGCCCCTGATCATGAGCTCTGTTTATCCGAGCTTGCAGCTCTCGATATGTGCCAAAAACGAGCAATTTTTAAACCGATGACGTTAGAAGAGCGTGACGAAATGAAAGTAAGATGTGGGGGGTCTTGGAAATTGGTTTTAAGATTCTTGTTGTCCGGTGAAACATGTTCTAGAAGGGAAAAGTCTCAGGCTATAGCTGGACCGGGCCATAGTATTGCCGTGACTTCAAAAGGGTCCGTTTATTCTTTCGGGTCAAATAGCTCGGGTCAATTAGGTCATGGCACCACCGAAGAGGAGTCGCAGCCTCGCATAATCAGGTTTATATTCTTGATTCGTAAAAGTTTTGactagggctgcaaatgaaccgaaCATTCAGCGAatagttcgtttatgttcgtttgattaatgaatgaacgaacataaacaagaaatttcgtttgttaagttaaatgaacgaacatgaacagaggccgcgatcgttcatttatgttcgtgaacattcagTAACGTGTTTGTTTATGTCCGTTTGTGTTTGATAGTTCattaatgtttttaatttttatattatacttaaatacttcaaaattccgacaaataaaatatttaagagtaaattacaaaaatcgtcctttatgtatgtcacttattgcaaactgtgtcctttgtcttcaataattacagaaaacgtactcgatgtttgcaaactgtgtcctttgtcttcaataattacagaaaacgtactcgatgtttgcaaacccttgcaagttatgtcctttagccttaactcagttaattttgtggttaaatctgaccaaatggaccccacatgagggtattttggtcattttactctcatgtgaggtccatttgttcagatttaaccacaaaaatacccgcatggggggtccatttggtcagatttaaccacaaaaattaaccgAGTTAGGGCTagaggacataacttgcaagggtttgcaaacatcgagtacgttttttgtaattattgaagacaaaggacacagtttgcaataagtgacatacataaaggacgatttttgtaatttactcaatatttaataagtattagtgcattatatattttgttcataaacacttgtttgtgttcgtttgttttcatttgtgttcatgaacattcgtttgTGCCTGTTACCTAAAatacacaaacgaacacgaacacattcatttccttaacgaatcaacacgaacaaaaaatctcgTTCATGAACAAGGTCTTGTCCGTGTTCGTTCGGTGCGTTTGCAGCCCTAAGTTTTGAACCTTTTTTACGGATTCCTGAACCGACTCATTTTTTTGTACCGTGCAGATCGTTGGCAGGCATACGTATTATACATGCAGCAGCAGGAGCGGGCCGAACAATGCTAATCAGCGATTCCGGGCAGGTTTACGCCTTTGGGAAAGACTCATTTGGCGAAGCTGAATACGGAGTTCAAGGAAGTCAACAAGTCAACACGCCTCAAATAGTTGAGTCGTTAAAAGGAATATTTGTCGTACAAGCTGCGATTGGAAACTTTTTTACAGCTGTATTATCACGAGAAGGACGGGTCTACACGTTTTCTTGGGGAAACGAGAATAAACTCGGTCACCAAACCGAACCGACTGATCTTGAACCACGCCCGTTGTTGGGCCCACTTGAAAACATACCGGTGGTTCAAATTGCCGCCGGATATTGTTACCTTCTTGCTTTGGCTTGTCAACCTACTGGCATGTGAGTTTCAACAAACTTTAGGGGTGTCCATCGAATTTTCGAATTTGtcgaataattttttttttttttttttttttttgcttgaaTTCGATTCGGATTCGATTAACAAACAGCCCATTCGAATTCGTACTCGAATTAAAATCCCatttcgaattcgattaaaaatttgaattcgaataaattcgttTTGATTCAAATTTAGTTAAAATATGTAATAAATTTGTTTAAGTTATGGGCTTTTAATATtaatagagtaaacttccgttttgctccctgtggtttggtcattttaacggttttgcctcaaacctttaaaaatagccattttactccctgatgttttggttttgttgccagtttgctccctgcggggagcaaaatggaaaaacaaaacaatttggatggagttagaggcggggagcaaactggcaaaaaaaccgaaacatcagggagtaaaatggctatttttaaaggtttggagcaaaaccgttaaagtgaccaaaccacagggagcaaaacggaagtttactcattTTAATATTTAGAATAAACTTTTAATTTATACTATAGCCCaataaataaaagttataaatgtattatatataacaataataaataaatatgtataatTTTAATTAGAATTTCAAATagaatttaaaattataaattcgtattcgttTTACTTTACTAAACTTGAATTGAATCAAATTCGAATTCTTGATAATTGAAACGGATTTTTGATAATCGAAACGGATTTTTGATAATCAaatcgaatttttcgaattcgaaacgaattctgagCACGGACTTTTGGGTCTAATAGCTTTTTCGTCCGTTAGTTTTACTATGAAAAACGGGTGGATCGACCCCTTTTAGTAACGGGTCTAATGGGTTGGGGTCAAAACGAATACTAACGAATACTTATCATGTTATTTTGGTTTCTCAAACAGGGCGGTGTACTCGGTTGGATGTGGATTAGGAGGAAAATTAGGGCACGGGACGAAAACCGACGAAAAACAACCACGATTGATAGAACAGTTTCGGACATTGAACCTGCAGCCGATGGTGATTGCAGCCGGAGCATGGCATGCAGCTGTGGTTGGGACCGATGGTAGGGTGTGCACATGGGGTTGGGGTCGGTACGGTTGTTTAGGCCATGGGAATGAAGAATGCGATTCGGTACCAAAAGTGGTCGAATCTT encodes:
- the LOC110922185 gene encoding E3 ubiquitin-protein ligase HERC2, translating into MDASTSGTPSIQYHNIPDQPIIPIPVSPSFNRQTRHCFGDETPGEFPLSANPSIVLHVLTGCNLDPQDLAKLEATCSFFRQPAHFAPDHELCLSELAALDMCQKRAIFKPMTLEERDEMKVRCGGSWKLVLRFLLSGETCSRREKSQAIAGPGHSIAVTSKGSVYSFGSNSSGQLGHGTTEEESQPRIIRSLAGIRIIHAAAGAGRTMLISDSGQVYAFGKDSFGEAEYGVQGSQQVNTPQIVESLKGIFVVQAAIGNFFTAVLSREGRVYTFSWGNENKLGHQTEPTDLEPRPLLGPLENIPVVQIAAGYCYLLALACQPTGMAVYSVGCGLGGKLGHGTKTDEKQPRLIEQFRTLNLQPMVIAAGAWHAAVVGTDGRVCTWGWGRYGCLGHGNEECDSVPKVVESLSGVKAIHVATGDYTTFVVSDDGDVYSFGCGESSSLGHNTADVDAQGNQHVNILTPTLVTSLKQINERVVQISLTNSIYWNAHTFALTETGKLYAFGAGDKGQLGVELAANQTERAAPERVELDLS